A genome region from Natronobeatus ordinarius includes the following:
- a CDS encoding ADP-dependent glucokinase/phosphofructokinase: protein MDDAHARLEADVAALEELPVFVAYNANVDAIVRVDEELASYLDRPPEPGAHPPPSPLASKRELATAITHTMAAGHGDEAAMTDEFAATLESELRPDSQQLGGQAGIMTNLLTALGAAPITFTYLVSERQRSMFEHPDAVRYPIVEDGKVSYVPLEAFTNADRTKINWVFEFRAGDELFGVRAAADTRFIAASRPPEFDLVAGDLDETIDQVGAVVDGALLAGYHNLTPDHVEEGYEEAHRHARDVLRRLRSGDDLDVHIEYAVTQDEELRASMYEWILPEADVIGVDTHELTLLHEDAGLEVADEEPTEETPFEVSEILTHYRMLAALREELGVDAIQLHAMAYHLAVMDAHPEPEAARRGLEFAAVTAATKAARGEITAPEDLETGLEYEPSTQGREAIELLADHVEKSAEDGTLYTPTVAACPNRVVDEPAGTVGIGDIVSCSSFILELALLTDRDPGSEELG, encoded by the coding sequence ATGGACGACGCACACGCACGGCTCGAGGCCGACGTCGCCGCGCTCGAGGAGTTGCCGGTGTTCGTCGCGTACAACGCGAACGTCGACGCGATCGTCCGGGTCGACGAAGAACTGGCGTCGTACCTCGACCGACCGCCGGAGCCGGGTGCGCACCCGCCGCCGAGTCCGCTCGCGTCGAAGCGAGAGCTCGCGACGGCGATTACCCACACGATGGCGGCCGGCCACGGCGACGAGGCGGCGATGACGGACGAGTTCGCCGCCACGCTCGAGTCGGAGTTGAGGCCGGACAGCCAGCAGCTGGGCGGCCAGGCCGGGATCATGACGAACCTGCTGACCGCGCTCGGGGCGGCGCCGATCACGTTCACGTACCTGGTCTCAGAGCGCCAGCGGTCGATGTTCGAGCACCCCGACGCGGTTCGCTATCCGATCGTCGAGGACGGGAAGGTCAGCTACGTTCCCCTCGAGGCGTTCACCAACGCGGACCGAACCAAGATCAACTGGGTGTTCGAGTTCCGGGCCGGGGACGAACTCTTCGGCGTGCGTGCCGCGGCGGACACCCGGTTCATCGCTGCCTCGAGACCGCCGGAGTTCGATCTGGTCGCCGGCGACCTCGACGAAACCATCGACCAGGTCGGTGCGGTCGTCGACGGGGCGTTGCTCGCGGGCTATCACAACCTCACGCCCGACCACGTCGAGGAGGGCTACGAGGAGGCACACCGTCACGCGCGGGACGTCCTGCGCCGGCTTCGATCCGGCGACGACCTCGACGTGCATATCGAGTACGCCGTGACCCAAGACGAGGAGCTCAGAGCGAGCATGTACGAGTGGATCTTACCCGAGGCAGACGTCATCGGCGTGGACACCCACGAGCTCACCCTGCTCCACGAGGACGCGGGACTCGAGGTGGCGGACGAGGAACCGACCGAGGAGACGCCGTTCGAGGTGAGCGAGATCCTCACTCACTACCGAATGCTCGCAGCGCTTCGTGAAGAACTCGGCGTCGACGCCATCCAGCTCCACGCGATGGCGTACCACCTCGCCGTGATGGACGCCCACCCCGAGCCGGAGGCAGCCCGGCGCGGACTCGAGTTTGCCGCCGTCACCGCCGCGACGAAGGCGGCCCGCGGGGAGATCACGGCCCCCGAAGACCTCGAGACGGGACTCGAATACGAGCCGTCGACGCAGGGCCGCGAGGCGATCGAGTTGCTCGCCGACCACGTCGAGAAATCAGCCGAGGACGGCACGCTCTATACGCCGACGGTCGCCGCCTGTCCGAACCGCGTCGTCGACGAGCCGGCGGGGACGGTCGGCATCGGCGACATCGTCTCGTGCTCGAGTTTTATCCTCGAACTCGCCCTCCTCACGGACCGCGATCCCGGTAGCGAGGAACTCGGCTGA
- a CDS encoding pyridoxamine 5'-phosphate oxidase family protein — MHELRWLQLPKDELDDFLGDGGTGILSFSTPGDEPPITVPVSYGYFADAERFYFRLAITDESEKASVVDRPVSFVTFEETDEGWKSVVATGSLEEVDELPYESAVVQGLWAVQMPRVDIFERPRDEVPFVDFCLDPDNLTGRTEIVAHGRDGE; from the coding sequence ATGCACGAACTTCGATGGCTGCAGCTCCCGAAAGACGAACTGGACGACTTTCTCGGCGACGGTGGAACGGGCATCCTCTCGTTTTCGACGCCGGGCGACGAGCCCCCGATCACGGTTCCAGTGTCCTACGGCTACTTCGCGGACGCCGAGAGGTTCTACTTTCGGCTCGCGATCACCGACGAGAGCGAGAAGGCGTCAGTCGTCGACAGACCGGTTTCGTTCGTCACGTTCGAGGAAACCGACGAGGGGTGGAAAAGCGTCGTCGCGACGGGCTCCCTCGAGGAGGTCGACGAGTTACCGTACGAGTCGGCCGTCGTCCAGGGGCTGTGGGCGGTCCAGATGCCACGGGTCGACATCTTCGAGCGGCCGCGTGATGAGGTACCGTTCGTGGACTTCTGTCTCGACCCCGACAATCTGACGGGACGGACCGAGATCGTGGCACATGGACGCGACGGCGAGTGA
- a CDS encoding FAD-dependent oxidoreductase, producing the protein MSGKYDLVIVGGGISGASLLYTTAKFTDIDSIALIEKEPELAAINSHCTNNSQTLHFGDIETNYTLEKAEEVKEGAELLAGYLENYDADRKMHDKRSKMVLGVGDEEVAKLERRYEEEGFGDLFPKLRAIGREEIAELEPKVVEGRDPGTEMLALQTPDGYVVDYGEASKSFVEQAEEVDGVDVYTGTEVTDVTPTLDGYTIETTRGRFDCDATVVAAGSHSLQLAQELGYGQDKVLLPVAGSFFLARDLLNGKVYTLQMKKLPFAAVHGDADVHDAGVTRFGPTAKLVPALERGRLSTTKDFFDVFGLNAASFLSYGNILADRILLPYVLKNLVYDLPKVGPKAFLPHVQKVVPTVELEDIERAKGYGGVRPQIVDTKRRSLDMGEAKILGDDIIFNITPSPGASTCLKNAMQDTHTLMEFFDDEYEFDEEAFRADTIDNFPRASADGTVPTAETDDELFETETTDDASDADGDDSDDSDDSDDSDADTVGDIPAADD; encoded by the coding sequence ATGTCTGGCAAGTACGACCTCGTTATCGTCGGTGGCGGTATCAGTGGTGCGTCACTCCTGTACACGACTGCGAAGTTCACCGACATCGACTCCATCGCGCTGATCGAGAAGGAACCGGAACTCGCCGCGATCAACTCTCACTGTACGAACAACTCCCAGACGCTACACTTCGGGGACATCGAGACCAACTACACGCTCGAGAAGGCCGAGGAGGTCAAAGAGGGTGCAGAGCTGCTGGCGGGCTACCTGGAGAACTACGACGCCGACCGCAAGATGCACGACAAGCGCTCGAAGATGGTCCTCGGCGTCGGCGACGAGGAAGTCGCCAAACTCGAGCGCCGCTACGAGGAGGAGGGCTTTGGCGACCTCTTCCCGAAACTGCGGGCGATCGGCCGCGAGGAAATCGCCGAACTCGAGCCGAAGGTCGTCGAGGGGCGCGATCCGGGGACGGAGATGCTCGCCCTGCAGACGCCCGACGGCTACGTCGTCGACTACGGCGAGGCCTCGAAGTCGTTCGTCGAGCAGGCCGAGGAGGTCGACGGCGTCGACGTCTACACTGGGACCGAGGTCACGGACGTCACGCCCACGCTCGACGGCTACACCATCGAGACGACTCGTGGCCGCTTCGACTGTGACGCAACCGTCGTCGCCGCCGGCTCCCACAGCCTCCAGCTCGCCCAGGAGCTCGGCTACGGCCAGGACAAGGTGTTACTCCCGGTCGCGGGCAGTTTCTTCCTCGCCCGGGACCTGCTGAACGGCAAGGTGTACACGCTCCAGATGAAGAAACTCCCGTTCGCCGCCGTTCACGGCGACGCGGACGTCCACGACGCCGGCGTCACGCGCTTTGGCCCGACCGCGAAGCTCGTGCCCGCGCTCGAGCGTGGCCGGCTCTCGACGACGAAGGACTTCTTCGACGTCTTCGGGCTGAACGCCGCCTCGTTCCTCAGCTACGGGAACATCTTGGCGGACCGGATCCTCCTCCCCTACGTCCTCAAGAACCTCGTCTACGACCTCCCGAAAGTCGGTCCGAAGGCCTTCCTGCCGCACGTCCAGAAGGTCGTCCCGACGGTCGAACTCGAGGACATCGAGCGGGCGAAGGGCTACGGCGGCGTCCGCCCGCAGATCGTCGACACGAAGCGCCGGTCGCTCGACATGGGCGAGGCGAAGATCCTCGGCGACGACATCATCTTCAACATCACGCCCTCGCCGGGCGCCTCGACGTGTCTCAAGAACGCGATGCAGGACACCCACACCCTGATGGAGTTCTTCGACGACGAGTACGAGTTCGACGAGGAGGCGTTCCGTGCGGACACCATCGACAACTTCCCGCGTGCGAGCGCCGACGGGACCGTCCCCACCGCGGAGACCGACGACGAACTCTTCGAGACGGAGACCACCGACGACGCTTCGGACGCTGACGGTGACGACTCCGACGACTCCGACGACTCCGACGACTCCGACGCAGACACCGTCGGCGACATTCCTGCTGCAGACGACTGA
- a CDS encoding ABC transporter ATP-binding protein, translating into MTEELLRVEGLKTRFFTDEGQVNAVHGVDLSIERGETYGIVGESGSGKSVTARSIMDLIEPPGEITDGEVWYHNAELAASIADDYPDAVSGDRVDLLRVPRPVRRSLRGTHFSMIFQDPQSSFNPSITVGEQIAEAVEVQRRATANPRSTRARSREYTLGSMALGTVLPSKRYVTKASRERAIELLELVGIPDPVERADEYPHEYSGGMLQRAMIAQALAGEPDVLIADEPTTALDVTIQAQILDLLDDLKEETGMTILLITHNLGVVARMCDRVGVMYAGEIVERGTLEDVFDEYVHPYTEGLLGSIPDLEGAADRLQPIPGNVPSLLDHEMPDRCYFADRCPKAMEECLEKPPDFDAAGSDEHATKCYLAEVAYDESTALPDDYFGDASEPAGTHDLEPERASRPHSDGGTEAADRGDRR; encoded by the coding sequence ATGACCGAGGAACTCCTTCGAGTCGAGGGGCTGAAGACCCGCTTTTTCACCGACGAGGGGCAGGTGAACGCCGTCCACGGCGTCGACCTCTCTATCGAGCGCGGCGAGACGTACGGCATCGTCGGCGAGAGCGGCAGCGGAAAGAGCGTCACCGCCCGCTCGATCATGGACCTGATCGAGCCGCCGGGGGAGATCACCGACGGCGAGGTCTGGTACCACAACGCCGAACTCGCCGCATCGATCGCCGACGACTACCCGGACGCCGTTTCCGGCGACCGCGTCGACCTCCTCCGGGTTCCGCGACCGGTCCGACGGTCGCTGCGCGGAACCCACTTCAGCATGATCTTCCAGGACCCTCAGAGCAGCTTCAATCCGAGTATCACCGTGGGCGAGCAGATCGCCGAGGCGGTGGAGGTCCAGCGACGTGCGACCGCGAACCCCCGGTCGACCCGGGCGCGCTCGAGGGAGTACACGCTGGGCTCGATGGCGCTCGGGACGGTCCTCCCGTCGAAACGGTACGTGACGAAAGCGAGTCGCGAGCGCGCGATCGAGTTGCTCGAGCTGGTCGGCATCCCCGACCCCGTCGAGCGCGCCGACGAGTACCCCCACGAGTACTCCGGCGGGATGCTCCAGCGAGCGATGATCGCCCAGGCTCTGGCCGGCGAACCGGACGTGTTGATCGCCGACGAACCGACGACGGCGCTCGACGTGACCATCCAGGCTCAGATCCTGGACCTCCTCGACGACCTCAAGGAGGAGACTGGCATGACGATCCTGCTGATCACGCACAACCTGGGAGTCGTCGCCCGGATGTGCGATCGCGTCGGCGTCATGTACGCCGGCGAGATCGTCGAACGCGGCACGCTCGAGGACGTCTTCGACGAGTACGTCCACCCCTACACAGAAGGGCTGCTCGGTAGCATCCCGGATCTCGAGGGGGCTGCCGACCGGCTGCAGCCGATCCCGGGCAACGTTCCGAGCCTGCTCGACCACGAGATGCCCGATCGGTGTTACTTCGCCGATCGGTGTCCGAAGGCGATGGAAGAGTGTCTCGAGAAGCCGCCCGACTTCGACGCTGCGGGAAGCGACGAACATGCGACGAAGTGTTACCTCGCGGAGGTCGCCTACGACGAGTCAACGGCGCTCCCCGACGACTACTTCGGGGACGCTTCCGAGCCGGCTGGCACTCACGACCTGGAGCCGGAGCGAGCGAGTCGGCCACACTCGGACGGAGGAACGGAGGCGGCCGACCGGGGTGATCGTCGATGA
- a CDS encoding ABC transporter permease — protein MISDRIRSSLKTEFKQSLMARVGVTIIVAILLMGIFAPVLATHNPHAQGYTDDNGASYPPLGLSYDTTVAQEGERVTHTVEGTGEHVLGTNNLGQDIYSRFLYGARTSLLVGISGTLLAAAIGVPVGLAAGYFGGRVDDGLMRIADVMLAFPSLVLALALMGAFGRGTIGIPDPIVMAGFAEGMPETMTFPGMVAVVVALVTWVWFARVARGEAISIRNEAYVKAARSIGASHRTILLRHVLPNSLTPIIVLATIQVAAIIILESALSYLGFSGTTLSWGFEIQNGQDRLRTQWWIATIPGIGIVLAVIGINLLGDWLRDALDPNIEGEGAGGAG, from the coding sequence ATGATTTCTGATCGCATCAGATCGAGCCTGAAAACGGAGTTCAAACAGAGCCTGATGGCCAGAGTTGGGGTCACGATCATCGTCGCGATCCTCCTCATGGGCATCTTCGCACCGGTGCTGGCGACGCACAACCCGCACGCGCAGGGGTACACCGATGACAACGGTGCCTCGTATCCGCCGCTCGGGTTGAGCTACGACACGACGGTCGCCCAGGAGGGTGAGCGAGTGACACACACCGTCGAAGGAACCGGCGAACACGTCCTCGGAACGAACAACCTCGGCCAGGACATCTACTCGCGGTTCCTCTACGGTGCCCGGACCTCGTTACTCGTCGGCATCTCCGGGACGTTGCTCGCGGCCGCGATCGGCGTGCCCGTCGGCCTGGCTGCTGGCTACTTCGGGGGCCGGGTCGACGACGGACTCATGCGAATCGCGGACGTCATGCTGGCGTTCCCGTCGCTCGTCCTCGCGCTCGCGTTGATGGGCGCGTTCGGCCGCGGGACGATTGGCATCCCCGATCCGATCGTGATGGCCGGCTTCGCCGAGGGAATGCCGGAGACGATGACGTTCCCGGGGATGGTGGCGGTCGTGGTCGCGCTCGTGACCTGGGTCTGGTTTGCCCGCGTCGCACGCGGCGAAGCGATCTCGATCCGAAACGAGGCATACGTCAAGGCCGCACGTTCGATCGGCGCGAGCCACCGGACGATCTTGCTCCGACACGTCCTGCCCAACAGCCTCACGCCGATCATCGTACTCGCGACGATTCAGGTCGCGGCGATCATCATCCTCGAGAGTGCCCTCTCGTATCTCGGGTTCTCCGGGACGACGCTCTCGTGGGGCTTCGAGATCCAGAACGGACAGGATCGGCTGCGCACGCAGTGGTGGATCGCTACCATCCCGGGGATCGGCATCGTCCTCGCCGTGATCGGTATCAACCTGCTGGGCGACTGGCTACGGGATGCCCTCGATCCGAACATCGAGGGCGAAGGTGCCGGAGGTGCTGGCTAA
- a CDS encoding DMT family transporter, which translates to MSRYRSLVLFLVLAAVWGTAFVAISAGLNHFPPVLFAALRYDIAGVVMLAYAVYAADDWLPQGRDQWTVVAVGASLMIAAYHAFLFVGQQHTLAAVASILVGLSPILTTGFARVLTPSDALSPVGVVGVLLGLVGVVIISQPDPSNLLSTSFVATVLIFLAAASFALGGVLTRRIGASIEIETMEAWSMLGGALLMHLLSLALREPVDVAAWTHPEAVASLLYLAIAASAFGFLLYFDLLERLGAVEINMVSYVAPIFAAIFGWLYLGEVIDLATAVGFLVIATGFVLVKRRALREEFVHVRRLRSRG; encoded by the coding sequence GTGAGCCGGTATCGAAGCCTCGTCCTCTTTCTGGTGCTCGCTGCGGTCTGGGGAACGGCGTTCGTCGCGATCAGTGCAGGGCTGAACCACTTCCCACCCGTCCTGTTCGCCGCGTTGCGCTACGACATCGCAGGCGTGGTGATGCTCGCCTACGCCGTGTACGCAGCCGACGACTGGCTACCACAGGGCCGCGATCAGTGGACAGTGGTCGCCGTCGGCGCGTCGTTGATGATCGCCGCCTACCACGCGTTCCTGTTCGTCGGTCAACAGCACACGCTGGCCGCCGTCGCCTCCATCCTGGTCGGTCTCTCGCCGATCCTGACGACCGGTTTTGCGCGCGTACTCACGCCGTCGGACGCCCTCTCGCCGGTGGGTGTCGTCGGCGTCCTCCTCGGCCTCGTCGGCGTCGTCATCATCAGCCAGCCCGACCCGTCGAACCTGCTCTCGACCTCGTTCGTCGCCACCGTCCTCATCTTCCTCGCAGCCGCCTCCTTCGCCCTCGGCGGCGTCCTCACCCGTCGGATCGGCGCCTCGATCGAGATCGAGACGATGGAAGCCTGGTCGATGCTCGGTGGCGCGCTCCTGATGCACCTCCTCAGCCTCGCCCTCCGGGAACCCGTCGACGTCGCGGCGTGGACTCATCCCGAGGCGGTCGCCTCGCTTTTGTACCTCGCGATCGCCGCCAGCGCCTTCGGCTTCCTGCTCTACTTCGACCTGCTCGAGCGCCTCGGTGCCGTCGAGATCAACATGGTCTCTTACGTCGCGCCGATCTTCGCCGCCATCTTCGGCTGGCTCTACCTGGGTGAAGTCATCGACCTGGCGACCGCCGTGGGCTTTCTCGTCATCGCTACCGGCTTCGTCCTGGTCAAACGCCGGGCGCTGCGCGAGGAGTTCGTTCACGTCCGGCGGCTGCGCTCGAGGGGCTAA
- a CDS encoding ABC transporter ATP-binding protein, translating to MTVTDEPLVHVEGLTKYFYERDSIVDRLLGDDPVAVRAVDGISFDVHRGETLGLVGESGCGKSTTGETLLRLQEPTDGVVEFDGQNVYELTGEQLTSFRRDAQVVFQDPFSSLDPRMTIGQIVRQPLDVHDVGTKPERDERVRDLLERVGLSADQFDRYPHEFSGGQRQRIGIARALALEPEFLVLDEPTSALDVSVQAQVLNLLDDLQDEFDLTYLLISHDLSVIRHVCDRVAVMYLGEIVEVGPVEALFAEPKHPYTQALLESVPRATTAEKERDREPITGDVPSPRDPPSGCRFRTRCPMVIPPEGVEIDQQTYRELMDLRERIESRELALEAVGEDETYAVGEDDLDAGDVSTFVETTKARLFTDDLPARHEAVVDEALAELAAENWDEATATLSEEYGSVCERENPELGGGEHPAACHLHRVEKAERTHVRSR from the coding sequence ATGACGGTGACGGACGAGCCGCTCGTACACGTCGAGGGCCTGACGAAGTACTTCTACGAACGAGACTCCATCGTCGATCGCCTCCTGGGTGACGACCCTGTCGCGGTTCGCGCCGTCGACGGCATCAGTTTCGACGTCCACCGCGGCGAAACGCTCGGCCTCGTCGGCGAATCCGGCTGTGGCAAGTCGACGACGGGTGAGACCCTGCTGCGTCTGCAGGAGCCGACCGACGGCGTCGTCGAGTTCGACGGCCAGAACGTCTACGAACTCACGGGCGAGCAGCTCACGTCGTTCCGCCGAGACGCTCAGGTCGTCTTCCAGGATCCGTTCTCGAGTCTCGATCCCCGAATGACGATCGGTCAGATCGTCAGACAACCGCTCGACGTCCACGACGTCGGAACGAAACCAGAGCGCGACGAGCGGGTGCGCGACCTGCTCGAGCGCGTCGGGCTCTCTGCGGATCAGTTCGACCGATACCCCCACGAGTTCTCCGGCGGCCAGCGCCAGCGCATCGGCATCGCGCGAGCGCTCGCGCTCGAGCCGGAGTTTCTCGTGCTCGACGAGCCGACGAGCGCGCTCGACGTCTCCGTGCAGGCGCAGGTGCTGAACTTACTCGACGACCTCCAGGACGAGTTCGACCTGACCTACCTGCTGATCAGTCACGACCTCTCGGTTATCCGCCACGTCTGCGACCGCGTCGCGGTGATGTACCTCGGTGAGATCGTCGAGGTCGGGCCGGTCGAGGCGCTGTTCGCCGAGCCGAAACACCCCTACACGCAGGCGCTGCTCGAGAGCGTTCCCCGGGCGACGACGGCCGAAAAGGAGCGGGATCGCGAGCCGATCACGGGCGACGTGCCCTCGCCACGGGATCCTCCATCCGGATGCCGGTTCCGAACCCGGTGTCCGATGGTGATCCCGCCCGAGGGGGTCGAGATCGACCAACAGACCTACCGCGAACTCATGGATCTCCGCGAGCGGATCGAATCGAGAGAGCTCGCGCTCGAGGCGGTGGGCGAAGACGAAACGTACGCGGTCGGCGAGGACGACCTCGACGCGGGCGACGTCTCTACGTTCGTCGAGACGACCAAAGCACGCCTGTTCACCGACGACCTCCCGGCCCGTCACGAGGCCGTCGTCGACGAGGCGCTCGCGGAACTCGCCGCGGAGAACTGGGACGAGGCGACAGCGACGCTCAGCGAGGAGTATGGGAGCGTCTGCGAACGCGAGAACCCGGAGCTCGGTGGCGGCGAACATCCGGCCGCCTGCCACCTCCATCGTGTTGAAAAGGCAGAACGGACTCACGTCCGGTCGCGCTGA
- a CDS encoding ABC transporter substrate-binding protein — protein sequence MCGAYKDTVDRRDVLRYTGAAVTTAGLASFAGCIGNGDDDDDTGDGEGGDIEMDSLTITQGEFPDVEDPNDHITGPYFNVYDHVYEPLFDVTPGEEPNPRVVESWDHGDDGTVELTIRDDVVFHQGQQLVAEDIAFTLERQIDPEVPPVSDQVAGLGSIEGAEAIDETTLELSYSGAPQLAEFEFGNYLRALSQEWYESDAPTVDGVISGDDEEAFNGTGPFQVVEYNPAQNRIVMEPFDDYWGEVPSINELIFEGETSDSGRVSSLLADETNLIDNVLPDDVGEVEASGDARIEQVTSFRNIFLPMKNEVEPFDSQEFRQAMNYAVDNQEIIDEVLSGFGEAMSQPVPPGINGYNPDLDPYPHDLEEAEALVEEAGYTEDDPAEITLTAPEGRYLNDADVGRRAADQIDQLPNVECDVDIVPFDVVSDAASAGPDDEEIPFFLIGWGVITGDADYGMVGFFHEDGGVQTFQDEELQSELEATQVEEDPDTREAMLQDVNELAREKAPWVFLHLQESIYGLDEDIQWDAREDESIYVWEMD from the coding sequence ATGTGTGGCGCCTACAAGGATACGGTAGACCGCCGAGACGTACTACGGTACACAGGTGCTGCGGTGACCACTGCAGGACTCGCATCGTTCGCCGGTTGCATCGGCAACGGCGACGACGATGACGATACCGGAGACGGCGAGGGTGGCGACATCGAGATGGATTCGCTCACCATCACGCAGGGTGAGTTCCCGGACGTCGAGGACCCGAACGACCACATCACGGGGCCGTACTTCAACGTGTACGACCACGTGTACGAGCCGTTGTTCGACGTCACGCCGGGTGAAGAACCCAACCCCCGTGTCGTCGAATCCTGGGATCACGGCGACGACGGCACGGTCGAGCTGACGATCCGCGACGACGTCGTCTTCCACCAGGGCCAGCAGCTGGTGGCCGAGGACATCGCCTTCACGCTCGAGCGACAGATCGATCCCGAAGTGCCGCCGGTCTCCGACCAGGTCGCGGGCCTCGGCTCGATCGAGGGTGCGGAAGCGATCGACGAGACGACGCTCGAGCTGTCTTACAGCGGTGCGCCCCAACTCGCGGAGTTCGAGTTCGGTAACTACCTTCGGGCGCTCAGCCAGGAGTGGTACGAGTCGGACGCACCGACCGTCGACGGCGTCATCTCCGGCGACGACGAGGAGGCGTTCAACGGGACGGGTCCGTTCCAGGTCGTCGAGTACAACCCAGCACAGAACCGGATCGTCATGGAGCCGTTCGACGACTACTGGGGCGAGGTCCCGAGCATCAACGAACTGATCTTCGAGGGCGAAACCTCCGACTCGGGTCGCGTGAGTTCGCTGCTGGCGGACGAAACCAACCTCATCGACAACGTCCTCCCGGACGACGTCGGCGAAGTCGAGGCAAGCGGTGACGCGCGGATCGAACAGGTGACCTCGTTCCGGAACATCTTCCTACCGATGAAAAACGAGGTCGAACCGTTCGACAGCCAGGAGTTCCGGCAGGCGATGAACTACGCCGTCGACAATCAGGAGATCATCGACGAGGTCCTGAGCGGATTCGGCGAAGCGATGTCCCAGCCGGTCCCGCCGGGAATCAACGGCTACAACCCGGACCTCGATCCGTACCCGCACGACTTAGAAGAGGCCGAGGCGCTCGTCGAGGAGGCCGGCTACACCGAGGACGACCCGGCCGAGATCACACTCACCGCGCCCGAGGGCCGGTACCTCAACGACGCCGACGTCGGCCGGCGTGCCGCCGACCAGATCGACCAGCTCCCGAACGTCGAGTGTGACGTCGACATCGTCCCGTTCGACGTCGTCTCCGACGCCGCCTCTGCCGGCCCAGACGACGAGGAGATCCCGTTCTTCCTGATCGGATGGGGTGTCATCACCGGCGACGCCGACTACGGAATGGTCGGCTTCTTCCACGAGGACGGCGGTGTCCAGACCTTCCAGGACGAGGAACTCCAGAGCGAACTCGAGGCCACCCAGGTCGAAGAGGACCCCGACACCCGGGAGGCGATGCTCCAGGACGTCAACGAGTTGGCTCGCGAGAAGGCGCCGTGGGTCTTCCTGCACCTGCAGGAGAGCATTTACGGCCTCGACGAAGACATCCAGTGGGATGCTCGCGAAGACGAGAGCATCTACGTCTGGGAGATGGACTGA
- a CDS encoding DUF7511 domain-containing protein, which translates to MATTPHSPLSGSDGPDVAVGFEHVTVDRDGRPTECTIFPRDCDEDEILTHWITASEGSFVSLEEMR; encoded by the coding sequence ATGGCCACGACGCCACACTCGCCGCTGTCCGGCTCTGACGGTCCCGACGTCGCCGTTGGGTTCGAACACGTGACTGTCGACCGCGACGGAAGGCCGACCGAGTGTACGATCTTTCCCCGCGACTGTGACGAGGACGAGATCCTCACTCACTGGATCACGGCGAGTGAGGGCTCGTTCGTCTCGCTCGAGGAGATGCGATAA
- a CDS encoding ABC transporter permease — MSLAKFLLRRFFQGIFVLWGVVTVMFGLRALSPGDPVNLIAGQVPDQATRDQIRQDLGLDQPMYVQYLDYLGDLLTGSLGYSYNQRRAVNDIVVQHFAATVELAVAATIVAIVIAIPLGVVSATRRNQPADYGATLGSLVGISTPNFWLGLMLILLLAEGAGLFPTSGRSVAFHEGVISLVTTGSPSDLLEWLRYIILPAVTLGTYFTALITRLTRSGMIDELGKPYVAATEAKGLPNVLIRYKHVLRNTLIPIVTVLGLQLGTLMGGAVITEEVFNWPGLGQMFITSLRNGDWPVVQGIVLFIAVAFVVINIFVDALYARLDPQVMDE, encoded by the coding sequence ATGTCTCTCGCAAAGTTTCTGCTCAGGCGGTTCTTCCAGGGAATTTTCGTCCTCTGGGGCGTCGTCACGGTCATGTTTGGGCTCCGGGCACTCTCCCCCGGGGATCCGGTGAACCTGATCGCCGGACAGGTTCCAGACCAGGCGACGCGTGACCAGATCCGTCAGGATCTCGGACTCGATCAACCGATGTACGTCCAGTACCTGGACTACCTGGGCGACCTGCTGACGGGGAGTCTGGGCTACTCGTACAATCAGCGACGGGCGGTGAACGACATCGTGGTCCAGCACTTCGCCGCGACCGTCGAACTCGCCGTCGCGGCGACGATCGTCGCGATCGTCATCGCGATCCCGCTCGGCGTCGTCAGCGCGACCCGACGCAACCAGCCCGCAGATTACGGGGCCACGCTCGGGTCGCTCGTGGGGATCAGCACGCCGAACTTCTGGCTCGGCCTCATGCTGATCCTGCTGCTCGCCGAGGGTGCCGGCCTCTTTCCAACCTCCGGCCGGAGCGTCGCCTTCCACGAGGGAGTGATCTCGCTCGTCACGACCGGGAGTCCGAGCGACCTGCTCGAGTGGCTCAGGTACATTATCCTGCCAGCGGTCACACTCGGGACGTACTTCACGGCGCTGATCACGCGCCTGACGCGAAGCGGGATGATCGACGAACTCGGGAAACCGTACGTGGCCGCGACGGAGGCCAAAGGATTACCGAACGTCCTGATTCGCTACAAACACGTGCTTCGAAACACGCTGATCCCGATCGTCACGGTACTCGGGCTGCAGCTCGGGACGCTGATGGGCGGCGCGGTGATCACGGAGGAGGTGTTCAACTGGCCCGGACTGGGACAGATGTTCATCACCTCGCTCCGGAACGGTGACTGGCCGGTCGTCCAGGGAATCGTCCTGTTCATCGCAGTCGCGTTCGTGGTGATCAACATCTTCGTCGACGCGCTCTACGCACGGCTGGATCCGCAGGTGATGGACGAATGA